The Methylorubrum populi genome contains a region encoding:
- a CDS encoding extracellular solute-binding protein yields the protein MSPGATRRGIVLGTGALAVASALPGPSRAESARTSHGLSSFGELKYGPDFHNFDYVNPMAPRGGRFSTQLVQTFGNQAFDTFDTLNPYVFRGNGAAGINLTFDSLMVRALDEPDALYGLVARSVEISPDGLTYRFALRPQAHFHDGSRLSARDAAFSLGILREKGHPTIAQVIRDLAEATADGDDTLVVRFAPGRSRDLPLIVAGLPIFSATFFEGRDFEAQTLKPLLGSGPYRVGRIEIGRFIELERVADYWAADLSAMVGQNNFGQLRYEYFRDRQVAFEAFKGGAYAYRQEFTSRIWATGYDFPAVREGHVKRETLPDASPASIQGWFLNTRREVFEDARVREAIGLCFDFPWTNRTAMFGAYSRTVSFFQKTDLMATGKPSAEELALLEPFGGRVPAEVFGEAWTPPVPDGSGQDRALLARAVALLKEAGCTREGGVARLPSGKPIEFEFLDSDPVWEPIVQPFIRNLGLIGIKARQRAVDAAQYQARVRDFDFDVTSRASSGDATPGPELREAYGARSAAIPGSNNLAGIADPVVDALLDRIAGADSRAGLTTACRALDRVLRAGRYWIPMWYSPDYRLAAWDMFGRPARLPTYGLGVPGTWWYDEDKARRIGRG from the coding sequence TTGAGCCCGGGCGCGACGCGCCGGGGCATCGTCCTCGGCACCGGGGCGCTGGCCGTCGCGAGCGCCCTGCCCGGTCCTTCGCGCGCCGAGAGCGCCCGCACGAGCCACGGCCTGTCGAGCTTCGGCGAGCTGAAATACGGGCCGGACTTCCACAACTTCGACTACGTGAACCCGATGGCGCCGCGCGGCGGGCGCTTCTCGACGCAGCTCGTCCAGACCTTCGGCAATCAGGCCTTCGACACCTTCGACACGCTCAACCCCTACGTCTTCCGCGGCAACGGCGCGGCGGGCATCAATCTCACCTTCGACAGCCTGATGGTGCGCGCGCTCGACGAGCCCGACGCGCTCTACGGCCTCGTCGCCCGCTCGGTGGAAATCTCTCCCGACGGCCTGACCTATCGCTTCGCGCTGCGCCCGCAGGCGCATTTCCACGACGGCTCGCGCCTGAGCGCGCGGGACGCCGCCTTTTCCCTCGGCATCCTCAGGGAGAAGGGCCACCCGACGATCGCGCAGGTCATCCGCGACCTCGCCGAGGCGACGGCCGATGGCGACGACACCCTCGTCGTCCGCTTCGCGCCGGGGCGGAGCCGCGACCTTCCGCTGATCGTGGCTGGGCTGCCGATCTTTTCCGCCACGTTCTTCGAGGGCCGCGATTTCGAGGCCCAGACCCTCAAGCCGCTCCTCGGCTCCGGCCCCTATCGGGTCGGGCGGATCGAGATCGGCCGCTTCATCGAACTGGAGCGCGTGGCCGACTACTGGGCCGCGGACCTGTCGGCGATGGTCGGCCAGAACAACTTCGGGCAACTCCGCTACGAGTATTTTCGCGACCGGCAGGTCGCCTTCGAGGCGTTCAAGGGCGGGGCCTACGCCTACCGCCAGGAATTCACCTCGCGGATCTGGGCGACGGGCTACGACTTCCCCGCCGTGCGCGAGGGCCACGTGAAGCGCGAGACCCTGCCCGACGCCTCGCCCGCCAGCATCCAGGGCTGGTTCCTCAACACCCGCCGCGAGGTGTTCGAGGACGCCCGCGTGCGCGAGGCGATCGGCCTGTGCTTCGACTTCCCCTGGACCAACCGCACGGCGATGTTCGGGGCCTACAGCCGCACGGTCTCGTTCTTCCAGAAGACCGACCTGATGGCGACGGGCAAGCCCTCGGCCGAGGAACTCGCCCTGCTCGAACCGTTCGGCGGCCGGGTTCCGGCGGAGGTGTTCGGCGAGGCCTGGACCCCGCCGGTTCCCGACGGCTCCGGCCAGGACCGGGCGCTCCTCGCTCGCGCGGTGGCCCTGCTCAAGGAGGCGGGCTGCACCCGCGAGGGCGGCGTGGCGCGGCTGCCGAGCGGCAAGCCGATCGAGTTCGAGTTCCTCGACTCGGACCCGGTCTGGGAGCCGATCGTCCAGCCCTTCATCCGCAATCTCGGACTGATCGGGATCAAGGCGCGCCAGCGGGCGGTCGATGCCGCGCAGTATCAGGCGCGGGTGCGGGACTTCGACTTCGACGTCACCTCCCGTGCATCGTCGGGCGACGCCACGCCCGGACCGGAGCTGCGCGAGGCCTACGGCGCCCGCTCGGCGGCCATCCCCGGCTCGAACAACCTCGCCGGCATCGCGGACCCGGTGGTCGACGCCCTGCTCGACCGGATCGCCGGCGCAGATTCCCGCGCCGGCCTCACGACGGCCTGCCGCGCCCTCGACCGGGTGCTGCGCGCCGGCCGATACTGGATTCCGATGTGGTACTCCCCCGACTACCGCCTCGCGGCCTGGGACATGTTCGGCCGCCCGGCGAGGCTGCCCACATACGGGCTCGGCGTGCCCGGCACGTGGTGGTACGACGAGGACAAGGCGCGCCGGATCGGCCGGGGCTGA
- a CDS encoding microcin C ABC transporter permease YejB, with product MLAYILRRLALMIPTIFGIMLITFAIIQFAPGGPVERVLAQLQGQQEGSLSRITGGQGDLGGGAARSGGGSENAKYRGAQGLDPAFIKKLEAQFGFDKPAYKRFGKMLWDYLRFDFGRSYFRDVSVLDLIKEKLPVSISLGLWMTLISYAISIPLGIRKAVADGSRFDVWTSAVVIVGYAIPSFLFGILLVILFAGGSFVQIFPLRGLTSENFDSLSLWGRIVDYAWHMTLPLAALVLGAFATSTLLTKNSFLDEIRKQYVVTARMKGLTERRVLYGHVFRNAMLIVIAGFPGAFITAFFTGSLLIETIFSLDGLGLLSFSSIVGRDYPVVFATLYIFSLLGLAVNLLSDLTYTWIDPRIDFSARAA from the coding sequence ATGCTCGCCTACATCCTGCGGCGCCTCGCACTGATGATCCCGACGATCTTCGGGATCATGCTGATCACCTTCGCCATCATCCAGTTCGCCCCCGGCGGCCCGGTGGAGCGTGTGCTGGCGCAGTTGCAAGGCCAGCAGGAAGGCTCGCTCTCGCGCATCACCGGCGGCCAGGGCGATCTCGGCGGCGGCGCGGCCCGCAGCGGCGGCGGCAGCGAGAACGCGAAGTATCGCGGTGCGCAGGGGCTCGACCCGGCCTTCATCAAGAAGCTCGAAGCGCAGTTCGGCTTCGACAAGCCGGCCTACAAGCGCTTCGGCAAGATGCTGTGGGACTACCTGCGCTTCGATTTCGGCCGCAGCTACTTTCGCGACGTCTCGGTCTTGGACCTGATCAAGGAGAAGCTCCCGGTCTCGATCTCGCTCGGCCTGTGGATGACGCTGATCTCCTACGCGATCTCGATCCCGCTCGGCATCCGCAAGGCGGTCGCCGACGGCTCGCGCTTCGATGTCTGGACCTCGGCCGTCGTCATCGTCGGCTATGCGATCCCGAGCTTCCTGTTCGGCATCCTGCTGGTGATCCTGTTCGCAGGCGGCTCCTTCGTGCAGATCTTCCCGCTACGCGGCCTCACCTCCGAGAACTTCGATTCCCTGAGCCTGTGGGGCAGGATCGTCGATTACGCATGGCACATGACGCTGCCGCTCGCCGCCCTGGTGCTCGGCGCCTTCGCCACCTCGACCCTGCTCACCAAGAACTCGTTCCTCGACGAGATCCGCAAGCAGTACGTCGTCACCGCCCGGATGAAGGGCCTGACCGAGCGGCGCGTGCTCTACGGCCACGTCTTCCGCAACGCGATGCTGATCGTCATCGCCGGCTTTCCCGGCGCCTTCATCACCGCCTTCTTCACCGGTTCGCTGCTGATCGAGACGATCTTCTCGCTCGACGGACTCGGCCTGCTGTCGTTCTCCTCCATCGTCGGCCGCGACTACCCGGTGGTGTTCGCCACGCTCTACATCTTCTCGCTGCTCGGACTCGCGGTGAACCTGCTCTCCGATCTCACCTACACCTGGATCGATCCGCGCATCGACTTCTCGGCGCGCGCGGCCTGA
- a CDS encoding N-acetyltransferase — MTALSLVIRPEHPDDAPAIERLHARAFGPGRFARTAYRLREGTAPLPELCLTALVGTYLVGSVRIGPAQAEGGTLLVLGPLTVDPSFSDRGIGTGLMRASLDAARAAGHGLVVLVGDAPYYRRFGFQPVPAGRLVLPGPVDPARFLWLELAEGASAGLSGTVRPLRA, encoded by the coding sequence GTGACCGCCCTCTCCCTCGTCATCCGCCCCGAACATCCGGACGACGCCCCGGCCATCGAGCGGCTGCACGCCCGCGCCTTCGGCCCCGGCCGCTTCGCCCGCACGGCCTACCGCCTGCGCGAGGGCACGGCGCCCTTGCCCGAACTCTGCCTGACGGCCCTGGTCGGAACCTATCTCGTCGGCTCGGTCCGCATCGGCCCGGCGCAAGCCGAGGGCGGGACGCTTCTCGTGCTCGGTCCGCTCACCGTCGATCCGAGCTTCTCGGACCGCGGCATCGGCACCGGCCTGATGCGGGCGAGCCTCGACGCCGCCCGTGCGGCCGGTCACGGCCTCGTCGTCCTCGTCGGCGACGCGCCGTATTACCGCCGCTTCGGCTTCCAGCCGGTGCCCGCCGGCCGGCTCGTCCTGCCGGGACCGGTCGATCCGGCCCGCTTCCTCTGGCTCGAACTCGCGGAAGGAGCGAGCGCCGGCCTCTCCGGCACGGTCCGGCCTTTACGCGCGTAG
- the bla gene encoding class A beta-lactamase, protein MVTRRQVTASGLLALAGLSGRARAEAVSAAGFAGIEARTGGRLGVAVLDTASDRLVGHREHERFPMCSTFKVLAAAAVLARIDSGSDRLERRVVFETPMLVPYSPVTERRVGGAGMTLAELCEAAITRSDNTAGNLLLAAIGGPEGLTAYIRGLGDAVTRLDRIEPDLNEARPGDARDTTSPAAMAGVLRRLVLGDGLSAASRSRLADWMIDNRTGGARLRAGLPAGWRIGDKTGTGDRGTANDIAVIWPVRAAPLVVAVYLTESDRSLEERNAAIAAVGRAVSA, encoded by the coding sequence ATGGTCACCAGACGTCAGGTCACGGCGAGCGGACTCTTGGCGCTTGCCGGCCTGTCGGGAAGGGCCCGGGCCGAAGCGGTTTCGGCCGCGGGCTTCGCGGGGATCGAGGCGCGGACAGGCGGACGGCTCGGCGTCGCCGTGCTCGATACGGCTTCGGACCGGCTCGTCGGCCACCGTGAGCACGAGCGCTTCCCGATGTGCAGCACCTTCAAGGTTCTGGCCGCGGCCGCCGTTCTGGCGCGGATCGATTCCGGGTCCGACAGGCTGGAACGGCGGGTGGTCTTCGAGACTCCGATGCTGGTGCCTTACTCGCCGGTCACGGAGCGGAGGGTCGGCGGTGCCGGAATGACGCTGGCAGAGCTGTGCGAGGCTGCCATCACCCGCAGCGACAACACCGCGGGCAATCTGCTGCTCGCCGCCATCGGTGGGCCGGAGGGATTGACGGCCTATATCCGCGGTCTCGGCGATGCCGTGACGCGGCTCGACCGGATCGAACCGGATCTCAACGAAGCGAGGCCAGGGGATGCGCGCGACACGACGAGCCCGGCGGCGATGGCCGGGGTGCTGCGGCGCCTCGTTCTCGGCGACGGCCTGTCGGCGGCGTCGCGGTCGCGGCTCGCCGATTGGATGATCGACAACCGCACGGGCGGGGCGCGGCTGCGCGCCGGCCTACCGGCCGGCTGGCGGATCGGCGACAAGACCGGCACGGGGGATCGGGGCACCGCCAACGACATCGCCGTCATCTGGCCGGTGAGAGCTGCCCCGCTCGTGGTGGCGGTCTACCTCACGGAATCGGACCGTTCGCTCGAGGAGCGGAACGCCGCCATCGCCGCCGTGGGCCGCGCCGTTTCGGCCTAG
- a CDS encoding AMP-binding protein produces MPTTDDRRPPPRFNAAHHCLAENARLRGDKTALVMVGDHGAVSRLTYAEADRAVRGIAAGLLGLGLKPGDRVMVRMGNEADYVLVYFGALAAGLVALPSSPQLTADEAAFLMDNAGVAAVVTGEGFSEAAGTGPAIRLDSEAIAAMKAGAPLADYADTAADDPATLVYTSGTTSRPKGVLHAHRAVWGRRPMHAHWLGLTEADVVLHAGTMNWTYTLGVGITDPWARGATAVLYNGPRDRGIWPRLIAEHGATIFAAVPSVYRQILKYADFARHDLSRLRHGVTAGEALSADLHAAWTAATGKPLYEALGMSEISTYVSSGPTIPVRPGSPGRPQPGRRVAILPVEGPPEPLPAGATGLLAIHRSDPALMLGYWRRPEEEAAVLRGEWFAGGDLASLDAEGYLWFHGRNDDLMNAMGYRVSPVEVEGVLAAHPDIAEAGVAELAVRADLRVIAAFVVLRPGARPDADRLIAWCNARLAAYKAPRAIRFLEALPRTANGKVQRKRLPDIAG; encoded by the coding sequence GTGCCGACCACCGACGACCGTCGTCCCCCTCCCCGTTTCAACGCGGCGCATCACTGTCTGGCGGAGAATGCCCGGCTTCGCGGCGACAAGACGGCGCTGGTCATGGTCGGCGATCACGGGGCCGTCAGCCGCCTGACCTACGCCGAGGCCGACCGTGCGGTGCGCGGCATCGCGGCGGGCCTGCTCGGCCTCGGGCTGAAGCCCGGGGACCGGGTGATGGTCCGCATGGGGAACGAGGCCGATTACGTGCTCGTCTATTTCGGTGCGCTCGCCGCCGGCCTCGTCGCCCTGCCCTCCTCGCCGCAATTGACCGCGGACGAAGCCGCCTTCCTGATGGACAATGCCGGCGTCGCCGCCGTGGTCACCGGCGAAGGTTTTTCGGAGGCCGCCGGCACGGGCCCCGCCATCCGGCTCGACTCCGAAGCGATCGCGGCGATGAAGGCGGGCGCGCCGCTCGCCGACTACGCCGATACCGCCGCCGACGACCCGGCCACCCTGGTCTACACCTCCGGCACCACGAGCCGCCCCAAGGGCGTGCTTCATGCCCACCGCGCCGTCTGGGGCCGGCGGCCGATGCACGCGCACTGGTTGGGCCTGACCGAAGCGGACGTGGTGCTGCATGCCGGAACCATGAACTGGACCTACACGCTCGGCGTCGGCATCACCGACCCCTGGGCCCGCGGCGCGACCGCGGTGCTCTACAACGGCCCGCGCGACCGCGGGATCTGGCCCCGCCTCATCGCCGAGCACGGCGCGACGATCTTCGCCGCGGTGCCGAGCGTCTACCGCCAGATCCTCAAATACGCCGACTTCGCGCGGCACGACCTCTCGCGCCTGCGCCACGGCGTCACCGCGGGCGAGGCGCTCTCCGCCGACCTCCACGCCGCCTGGACCGCGGCCACGGGCAAGCCGCTCTACGAGGCCCTCGGCATGAGCGAGATCTCGACCTACGTGTCGAGCGGCCCCACCATCCCCGTTCGTCCCGGCTCGCCGGGCCGGCCACAGCCGGGCCGGCGCGTCGCGATCCTGCCGGTCGAGGGGCCGCCCGAACCGCTGCCGGCCGGCGCGACGGGCCTGCTCGCGATCCACCGCTCCGACCCCGCCCTGATGCTCGGCTACTGGCGGCGGCCCGAGGAGGAAGCGGCCGTGCTGCGCGGCGAATGGTTCGCCGGCGGCGACCTCGCCAGTCTCGACGCCGAGGGCTACCTCTGGTTCCACGGCCGCAACGACGATCTGATGAACGCCATGGGCTACCGGGTCTCGCCGGTCGAGGTGGAGGGCGTGCTGGCGGCCCATCCCGACATCGCCGAGGCCGGCGTGGCGGAACTGGCCGTGCGCGCCGACCTGCGGGTCATCGCCGCCTTCGTGGTGCTGCGTCCCGGCGCACGGCCCGACGCGGACAGGCTGATCGCCTGGTGCAACGCGCGTCTGGCCGCCTACAAGGCGCCGCGGGCGATCCGCTTCCTCGAAGCGCTGCCGCGCACGGCCAACGGCAAGGTGCAGCGCAAGCGCCTCCCGGACATCGCCGGGTAG